A region of Nerophis lumbriciformis linkage group LG26, RoL_Nlum_v2.1, whole genome shotgun sequence DNA encodes the following proteins:
- the LOC133623998 gene encoding uncharacterized protein — MCERTLTEYEEELCPTKEEKERQHQLLDAVFKKHQVVLRRTDVCEEHLPEQQEWTSRKEQEEPQPPHIKEEDEEPKLSHIKEEEEEHSISQEGEHLEGLDAFPVIGVPVKREDDEVKGESEEKREAEPPSSSSTQHMTTEADGDHCGGSQADKLLAPLSDSEDTTSHSPDTDDEDSKDDKICQTDNTRFTCSHCDKTFNRRSHLKRHVRIHTGEKPFACSICAKRFIQNTDLEKHMRTHTGEKPFMCSICSKSFSQKAYLITHTRTHTGEKPFSCSVCSKGFLQNQDLKRHMRTHTGEKPFVCSFCGKGFLQNEDLKRHMRKHTGDKPFMCSVCSKRFSQKANLIIHTRTHTGEKPFICSVCSKGFLQNQDLKKHTRIHTGEKTECSVCSKTFSQKQHLKAHMRRHTGEKPFSCSICVKEFAQRQCLKRHMATHTGEKPFSCSSCNKRFCEKTRLVVHMRTHTREKTLSCSACGERFSYKYQCKKHKCAGENSRRK; from the coding sequence acgtatGTGAAGAACATCTCCCTGAGCAGCAGGAGTGGACCTCTCGTAAGGAgcaggaggagccacagccccctcacattaaagaggaagatgaggagCCAAAGCtttctcacattaaagaggaagaggaggaacacagcatcagtcaggagggagagcatcttgaaggGTTAGATGCATTCCCAGTGATTGGTGTCCCTGTAAAGAgggaagatgatgaggtcaaaggtgaaagtgaggagaagagagaggcggagcctccaagcagcagctcaactcaacacatgacaacagaagctgatggagaccactgtggaggatcacaagcagacaagctcttagctccactatcagatagtgaggacacaacgtcacactctcctgacactgatgatgaagactctaaagatgataagataTGTCAGACTGACAACACACGCTTCACATGCTCTCACTGCGACAAAACGTTTAATCGTCGTAGTCATCTGAAAAGACACGTGAgaatacacacaggagaaaaaccgttTGCATGTTCAATCTGTGCTAAAAGATTTATACAAAATACTGATTTGgaaaaacacatgagaacacacaccggagaaaaaccattcatgtgctcgaTTTGTAGTAAAAGCTTCTCCCAGAAAGCGTATTTAATAacacacacaagaacacacacgggtGAAAAACCTTTCAGCTGTTCAGTCTGCAGTAAAGGTTTTCTCCAAAACCAagatttgaaaagacacatgagaacacacactggcgaAAAGCCGTTTGTCTGTTCATTCTGTGGCAAAGGTTTTCTGCAAAATGAagatttgaaaagacacatgagaaaacacacgggagacaaaccattcatgtgctcagTTTGTAGTAAAAGATTCTCCCAGAAAGCAAATTTGATAatacacacaagaacacacactggtgaaaaaccttttatctgttccgtctgtagtaaaggttttcTCCAAAATCAAGATTTGAAAAAACACACGAGAATCCACACTGGTGAAAAAACAGAGTGCTCAGTTTGCAGCAAAACCTTCTCTCAGAAGCAACATTTGAAAGCGCACATGAGgagacacaccggagaaaaacccttttcctgttcaatctgcgtCAAAGAGTTTGCACAGAGGCAATGTCTGAAAAGGCACATGGCAACACACACCGGTGAAAAGCCCTTTTCTTGTTCAAGTTgcaacaaaagattttgtgaaaaAACAAGACTTGTggtacacatgagaacgcacacgagGGAGAAAACACTGAGTTGCAGTgcgtgtggtgaaagattctcttataagtaccagtgtaagaaacacaagtgtgctggtgagaacagccgCAGAAAATAA